From Effusibacillus pohliae DSM 22757, the proteins below share one genomic window:
- a CDS encoding STAS domain-containing protein, which yields MLGIQTNWENDVFNIQLNGALDISGVDVFEETIAAMDLTSVTMVCVDMKNVVFIDSTGIGSLLNLIRTLKEQETEYKFININEEIQEIFLIIGLEDLLASR from the coding sequence GTGTTGGGTATCCAAACAAATTGGGAAAATGATGTGTTCAACATTCAATTGAACGGCGCCTTGGACATTTCGGGGGTTGACGTTTTCGAGGAAACCATTGCGGCGATGGATCTGACGTCTGTAACGATGGTGTGTGTGGACATGAAGAATGTGGTGTTTATCGATTCCACAGGAATCGGATCATTGTTAAACTTAATACGCACGTTAAAAGAACAAGAAACAGAATATAAATTTATAAATATAAATGAAGAAATACAGGAAATTTTCTTGATTATTGGACTGGAGGATTTGCTGGCTAGTCGATAA